Proteins from one Athalia rosae chromosome 8, iyAthRosa1.1, whole genome shotgun sequence genomic window:
- the LOC105693641 gene encoding uncharacterized protein LOC105693641 isoform X3 → MATHKSPEVYIGHVKGVYNSIYKKTPNGTVFTENHPKIWHKGFGSDVKRNKEPFEIQSHRKSGLADGIHLPHVSHTKAKWDSPTDFQLTTAKRLSRSTEISIDKPVKGPKLSSKKRLSSKTRPFSSLFSYSNKTESPQVSLPVLQKSDIQHDMSPIRPSQCAISLCQNKRLVSRDTSSKRNTRFSISGRFSVSPSEPSCSSRPTEFYNKSVSKAGLDNKPGKVCYEPYKRDRVSRNHMEYNVKRNVLAGRGKESYYEGPSMYNRHRVLELGNRNIPSRKAQFRIDGNPFRKIILASTTEGKLKTTRGGPKEETFDFATGATGLCVVAAKHSPHETYIRGESDGSSYNRCLKHGLGFPSGQPDICRNLVAGARQVGNAAVRQQNGSCLHTQTRGNSVSDPPEIDQGAITHGKSTTDSNNSLLPTRALQHPGGQSVKRATLAGLACVKRSDEDDLQEMGHTTSRLICNKPVQSSTKEMGHGIGVGFSSTASNTEGSSTPERGKGFVSGSGPKVGEDILERRLKEQEHSGSDPAAESRKTPDRHVNGSLTTERQGPLFRGLENTGWGKLVEGLVQEDVDLLYSAWRDSTWKTYSSAWKQWYQWCETRKISPGNPTAQQLASYLGFLFHTKKQAFRTILTKKSVINTIANPIREEELGSHPLVKSMLKAISVQEAASVTRKTGIWNVEILIQWLKDHPPDENSIYQISRHTATLLLLASGRRVHDLTLLAINSENCTIQENVIVFWPKFGSKTDSARHRQSGWKLSSSDHSEIDLIKWVKLLISVSASRRRAFPELVSLFITTRGKVKAASRTVIAGWIKTIFAKVGIDASPGSVRSAVASYNYENEIALDALLQRSNWKGAENFFKHYCKFVEKPIKQANNPLFEVFEPI, encoded by the exons ATGGCAACGCATAAAAGCCCCGAAGTATATATTGGACATGTTAAAGGGGTATACAATTCCATTTATAAGAAGACCCCCAATGGTACCGTTTTCACAGAAAATCATCCAAAGATTTGGCACAAAGGTTTCGGTTCAGATgtcaaaagaaataaagaacctTTTGAAATCCAGAGTCATAGAAAGAGCGGGCTGGCAGACGGGATTCATCTCCCCCATGTTTCTCATACCAAAGCCAAATGGGACAGTCCGACAGATTTTCAACTTACGACGGCTAAACGACTTTCTAGGTCAACAGAAATTTCGATTGATAAACCAGTTAAAGGTCCCAaactttcttcaaagaaaagaCTTTCTAGTAAAACTAGACCTTTCTCAAgcttattttcatattccaaTAAAACAGAGTCACCGCAGGTATCTTTGCCTGTCTTACAGAAATCAGATATACAACATGACATGTCTCCCATTCGGCCTAGCCAGTGCGCCATTAGCCTTTGCCAGAATAAGCGGTTGGTTAGCAGGGATACTTCGTCAAAGAGGAATACGCGTTTTAGCATATCTGGACGATTTTCTGTTAGCCCATCAGAACCCTCATGTTCTTCAAGACCAACtgaattttacaataaatctGTTTCGAAAGCTGGGCTGGATAATAAACCTGGAAAAGTCTGTTACGAACCCTACAAACGAGATAGAGTTTCTCGGAATCATATGGAATACAATGTTAAACGAAATGTACTTGccggaagaggaaaagaatcgtATTATGAGGGACCTTCGATGTATAATAGACACCGAGTCTTGGAATTGGGTAATAGGAACATCCCTTCTAGGAAGGCTCAATTTCGCATCGATGGCAATCCCTTTAGGAAGATTATTCTCGCGTCAACTACAGAGGGCAAGCTTAAAACTACCAGAGGAGGACCCAAAGAAGAAACTTTCGATTTCGCAACTGGCGCTACAGGATTGTGTGTGGTGGCGGCAAAACATTCACCTCACGAAACCTATATTCGAGGAGAGTCCGACGGTTCTTCTTACAACCGATGCCTCAAACACGGGTTGGGGTTTCCATCTGGACAACCAGATATATGCAGGAACCTGGTCGCAGGAGCAA GGCAAGTCGGTAATGCTGCAGTCCGACAACAAAACGGTAGTTGCCTACATACGCAAACAAGGGGGAACTCGGTCTCAGATCCTCCTGAAATTGATCAAGGAGCTATTACTCATGGCAAGTCAACAACGGATTCAAATAATTCCCTTCTACCTACCAGGGCGCTACAACACCCTGGCGGACAGTCTGTCAAGAGGGCTACCCTTGCCGGACTGGCATGTGTCAAGCGATCTGACGAAGATGATCTTCAGGAGATGGGGCACACCACAAGTAGACTTATTTGCAACAAGCCTGTCCAAAGTAGTACCAAG GAAATGGGACATGGAATTGGCGTGGGTTTTTCCTCCACCGCCTCTAATACCGAAGGTTCTTCAACACCTGAACGAGGCAAAGGGTTTGTTTCTGGTAGTGGCCCCAAAGTGGGAGAAGACATTCTGGAGAGGAGACTTAAAGAGCAGGAGCACAGCGGCTCCGATCCAGCTGCGGAATCTAGAAAAACACCTGATAGACATGTCAACGGGTCTCTCACCACCGAACGTCAAGGACCTCTGTTTAGAGGTTTGGAGAATACGGGGTGGGGCAAACTAGTCGAAGGCTTAGTTCAAGAGGACGTTGACTTGCTTTATTCAGCATGGCGAGATTCGACATGGAAAACATATTCTTCGGCTTGGAAACAATGGTATCAATGGTGTGAAACGCGGAAGATATCTCCTGGTAACCCTACGGCCCAACAGCTGGCATCTTATCTAGGTTTTTTATTCCATACAAAGAAGCAAGCTTTTAGAACCATCCTTACGAAGAAATCAGTGATCAACACGATTGCCAATCCGATAAGAGAAGAGGAGCTGGGATCACACCCTTTAGTCAAGTCTATGCTAAAAGCGATAAGTGTTCAAGAGGCCGCATCAGTAACTCGCAAAACCGGTATTTGGAATGTGGAGATCCTCATTCAATGGTTAAAGGATCATCCACCCGATGAAAATAGCATATACCAAATATCTCGTCATACGGCCACTTTGCTTCTGTTAGCATCAGGGAGGAGAGTGCATGACTTAACCCTTCTGGCCATTAACTCAGAGAATTGTACCATTCAGGAAAACGTAATAGTATTTTGGCCCAAGTTTGGGTCAAAAACAGATAGTGCACGTCATAGGCAGTCAGGTTGGAAATTGAGCAGCTCGGATCATTCTGAAATTGACCTGATAAAATGGGTTAAATTATTGATAAGCGTATCCGCAAGTAGAAGGAGGGCTTTTCCCGAACTGGTGAGCTTATTTATTACGACTAGGGGAAAAGTAAAGGCAGCGTCAAGAACCGTAATTGCAGGATGGATAAAAACTATTTTTGCAAAAGTGGGAATAGATGCCAGCCCGGGATCAGTAAGGTCAGCAGTAGCTTcgtataattatgaaaatgagaTAGCTTTAGATGCTTTACTACAAAGGAGTAATTGGAAGGGCgcagaaaatttctttaaaCACTACTGTAAGTTTGTTGAAAAGCCTATTAAACAGGCAAACAATCCCTTGTTCGAGGTTTTTGAACCAATCTAA
- the LOC125501999 gene encoding uncharacterized protein LOC125501999: MASGRSGLSREGCSTLFRTFERALKKADCHLLRSSTYGSNASWSKKLTVGLCLRMNGTFEPVVRLINNYSSGVSLGLEGWAGLIANLPKLEEYFEKKDAPGGNLFAVVNDTIALDSGCFLRFTTAHRAKVIAFYSTETSGKGDDATIENSPQEDDGEDTATQGAKRQEVHTPVIVMQKVTFDGLEHIACCVNERSAEHAAGGRQQVQGIGDPLLRFDNHG; the protein is encoded by the coding sequence ATGGCGTCAGGAAGATCCGGATTGTCGCGAGAGGGGTGCAGCACGTTGTTTCGAACCTTTGAAAGAGCTTTGAAAAAAGCGGACTGTCATCTTCTTCGGTCGTCGACGTATGGGTCGAACGCTTCGTGGTCGAAGAAACTCACCGTGGGACTTTGCCTTCGTATGAACGGCACTTTCGAGCCCGTTGTGCGATTGATCAACAATTACTCTAGCGGTGTGTCGCTAGGATTGGAAGGTTGGGCCGGCCTGATTGCAAATTTGCCGAAGCTGGAGGAATACTTTGAGAAGAAAGATGCTCCCGGTGGCAACCTCTTTGCGGTGGTGAACGATACGATCGCGCTAGATAGCGggtgttttttgcgttttACAACAGCTCACAGGGCGAAGGTGATCGCATTTTACTCGACCGAAACATCGGGCAAAGGTGACGACGCCACTATCGAAAACTCGCCTCAGGAGGATGATGGAGAGGATACCGCGACACAAGGGGCCAAAAGGCAAGAAGTTCACACCCCGGTAATCGTGATGCAAAAAGTAACCTTCGACGGCCTGGAACACATAGCATGCTGCGTAAACGAGCGTTCAGCTGAACACGCTGCTGGGGGGCGTCAACAGGTCCAAGGAATCGGTGATCCGCTACTTCGCTTCGATAATCACGGCTAG
- the LOC105693641 gene encoding uncharacterized protein LOC105693641 isoform X1 encodes MATHKSPEVYIGHVKGVYNSIYKKTPNGTVFTENHPKIWHKGFGSDVKRNKEPFEIQSHRKSGLADGIHLPHVSHTKAKWDSPTDFQLTTAKRLSRSTEISIDKPVKGPKLSSKKRLSSKTRPFSSLFSYSNKTESPQVSLPVLQKSDIQHDMSPIRPSQCAISLCQNKRLVSRDTSSKRNTRFSISGRFSVSPSEPSCSSRPTEFYNKSVSKAGLDNKPGKVCYEPYKRDRVSRNHMEYNVKRNVLAGRGKESYYEGPSMYNRHRVLELGNRNIPSRKAQFRIDGNPFRKIILASTTEGKLKTTRGGPKEETFDFATGATGLCVVAAKHSPHETYIRGESDGSSYNRCLKHGLGFPSGQPDICRNLVAGARQVGNAAVRQQNGSCLHTQTRGNSVSDPPEIDQGAITHGKSTTDSNNSLLPTRALQHPGGQSVKRATLAGLACVKRSDEDDLQEMGHTTSRLICNKPVQSSTKVCNIEPRRPRSILHKCLQQEMGHGIGVGFSSTASNTEGSSTPERGKGFVSGSGPKVGEDILERRLKEQEHSGSDPAAESRKTPDRHVNGSLTTERQGPLFRGLENTGWGKLVEGLVQEDVDLLYSAWRDSTWKTYSSAWKQWYQWCETRKISPGNPTAQQLASYLGFLFHTKKQAFRTILTKKSVINTIANPIREEELGSHPLVKSMLKAISVQEAASVTRKTGIWNVEILIQWLKDHPPDENSIYQISRHTATLLLLASGRRVHDLTLLAINSENCTIQENVIVFWPKFGSKTDSARHRQSGWKLSSSDHSEIDLIKWVKLLISVSASRRRAFPELVSLFITTRGKVKAASRTVIAGWIKTIFAKVGIDASPGSVRSAVASYNYENEIALDALLQRSNWKGAENFFKHYCKFVEKPIKQANNPLFEVFEPI; translated from the exons ATGGCAACGCATAAAAGCCCCGAAGTATATATTGGACATGTTAAAGGGGTATACAATTCCATTTATAAGAAGACCCCCAATGGTACCGTTTTCACAGAAAATCATCCAAAGATTTGGCACAAAGGTTTCGGTTCAGATgtcaaaagaaataaagaacctTTTGAAATCCAGAGTCATAGAAAGAGCGGGCTGGCAGACGGGATTCATCTCCCCCATGTTTCTCATACCAAAGCCAAATGGGACAGTCCGACAGATTTTCAACTTACGACGGCTAAACGACTTTCTAGGTCAACAGAAATTTCGATTGATAAACCAGTTAAAGGTCCCAaactttcttcaaagaaaagaCTTTCTAGTAAAACTAGACCTTTCTCAAgcttattttcatattccaaTAAAACAGAGTCACCGCAGGTATCTTTGCCTGTCTTACAGAAATCAGATATACAACATGACATGTCTCCCATTCGGCCTAGCCAGTGCGCCATTAGCCTTTGCCAGAATAAGCGGTTGGTTAGCAGGGATACTTCGTCAAAGAGGAATACGCGTTTTAGCATATCTGGACGATTTTCTGTTAGCCCATCAGAACCCTCATGTTCTTCAAGACCAACtgaattttacaataaatctGTTTCGAAAGCTGGGCTGGATAATAAACCTGGAAAAGTCTGTTACGAACCCTACAAACGAGATAGAGTTTCTCGGAATCATATGGAATACAATGTTAAACGAAATGTACTTGccggaagaggaaaagaatcgtATTATGAGGGACCTTCGATGTATAATAGACACCGAGTCTTGGAATTGGGTAATAGGAACATCCCTTCTAGGAAGGCTCAATTTCGCATCGATGGCAATCCCTTTAGGAAGATTATTCTCGCGTCAACTACAGAGGGCAAGCTTAAAACTACCAGAGGAGGACCCAAAGAAGAAACTTTCGATTTCGCAACTGGCGCTACAGGATTGTGTGTGGTGGCGGCAAAACATTCACCTCACGAAACCTATATTCGAGGAGAGTCCGACGGTTCTTCTTACAACCGATGCCTCAAACACGGGTTGGGGTTTCCATCTGGACAACCAGATATATGCAGGAACCTGGTCGCAGGAGCAA GGCAAGTCGGTAATGCTGCAGTCCGACAACAAAACGGTAGTTGCCTACATACGCAAACAAGGGGGAACTCGGTCTCAGATCCTCCTGAAATTGATCAAGGAGCTATTACTCATGGCAAGTCAACAACGGATTCAAATAATTCCCTTCTACCTACCAGGGCGCTACAACACCCTGGCGGACAGTCTGTCAAGAGGGCTACCCTTGCCGGACTGGCATGTGTCAAGCGATCTGACGAAGATGATCTTCAGGAGATGGGGCACACCACAAGTAGACTTATTTGCAACAAGCCTGTCCAAAGTAGTACCAAGGTATGTAACATTGAACCCCGACGACCTAGAAGCATACTTCATAAATGCCTTCAGCAGGAAATGGGACATGGAATTGGCGTGGGTTTTTCCTCCACCGCCTCTAATACCGAAGGTTCTTCAACACCTGAACGAGGCAAAGGGTTTGTTTCTGGTAGTGGCCCCAAAGTGGGAGAAGACATTCTGGAGAGGAGACTTAAAGAGCAGGAGCACAGCGGCTCCGATCCAGCTGCGGAATCTAGAAAAACACCTGATAGACATGTCAACGGGTCTCTCACCACCGAACGTCAAGGACCTCTGTTTAGAGGTTTGGAGAATACGGGGTGGGGCAAACTAGTCGAAGGCTTAGTTCAAGAGGACGTTGACTTGCTTTATTCAGCATGGCGAGATTCGACATGGAAAACATATTCTTCGGCTTGGAAACAATGGTATCAATGGTGTGAAACGCGGAAGATATCTCCTGGTAACCCTACGGCCCAACAGCTGGCATCTTATCTAGGTTTTTTATTCCATACAAAGAAGCAAGCTTTTAGAACCATCCTTACGAAGAAATCAGTGATCAACACGATTGCCAATCCGATAAGAGAAGAGGAGCTGGGATCACACCCTTTAGTCAAGTCTATGCTAAAAGCGATAAGTGTTCAAGAGGCCGCATCAGTAACTCGCAAAACCGGTATTTGGAATGTGGAGATCCTCATTCAATGGTTAAAGGATCATCCACCCGATGAAAATAGCATATACCAAATATCTCGTCATACGGCCACTTTGCTTCTGTTAGCATCAGGGAGGAGAGTGCATGACTTAACCCTTCTGGCCATTAACTCAGAGAATTGTACCATTCAGGAAAACGTAATAGTATTTTGGCCCAAGTTTGGGTCAAAAACAGATAGTGCACGTCATAGGCAGTCAGGTTGGAAATTGAGCAGCTCGGATCATTCTGAAATTGACCTGATAAAATGGGTTAAATTATTGATAAGCGTATCCGCAAGTAGAAGGAGGGCTTTTCCCGAACTGGTGAGCTTATTTATTACGACTAGGGGAAAAGTAAAGGCAGCGTCAAGAACCGTAATTGCAGGATGGATAAAAACTATTTTTGCAAAAGTGGGAATAGATGCCAGCCCGGGATCAGTAAGGTCAGCAGTAGCTTcgtataattatgaaaatgagaTAGCTTTAGATGCTTTACTACAAAGGAGTAATTGGAAGGGCgcagaaaatttctttaaaCACTACTGTAAGTTTGTTGAAAAGCCTATTAAACAGGCAAACAATCCCTTGTTCGAGGTTTTTGAACCAATCTAA
- the LOC125502148 gene encoding uncharacterized protein LOC125502148: MNEKKLTLVKELHKPARRNYPRRSVKVRGLDETWQADLVDMSAYAEQNKGHHLMLTLTDIFSKYAWAVPMKNKTGEETASAMKFVLKRGRVPKHLQVDRGKEFYNSHFEDLMRRYKIKLYSTFSNLKASICERFIRTIKNRMWIEFSLQGNYEWITILPDFISTYNNTKHRTIQMKPKDVSITNEKMLLRSMYGRARVKPALAPKFKAGDKVRVSKLKNVSDKGSTPNWTTKIFTIDQVANTDPVTYKLKDYRNQPVAGGFHELELLRAANFDTYLIEKVLRKRGKKLFVKWLGFDNTHNSWINENNLLGCFKLNMITSVMNDMNDNAYVLFKGVYVPHVWAAQLSPATITNVIERAMALANMPENENSHIYFIAAQTLFERYKTLRSHRPKSHKKQHKTQLHDTTQLQSQTKKPYVLIVRGIERFSLDSDSDENFDDQDDLELDEGCYAD, encoded by the exons ATGAACGAGAAGAAGCTCACGCTAGTGAAGGAGTTGCACAAGCCGGCAAGACGTAATTACCCACGTCGGAGCGTTAAAGTGCGTGGCCTGGATGAAACGTGGCAAGCTGATCTTGTTGATATGTCTGCGTACGCTGAACAAAACAAGGGTCACCACTTAATGCTCACCCTAActgatatattttcaaaatacgctTGGGCCGTGCCTATGAAGAACAAGACAGGCGAAGAGACAGCGAGTGCTATGAAATTCGTTCTCAAGCGGGGACGCGTGCCGAAACATTTACAAGTTGACAGAGGCAAAGAATTCTACAATTCGCATTTTGAGGATCTCATGAGACGGTATAAAATTAAACTCTACTCCACCTTCAGTAATTTGAAGGCTTCGATCTGCGAACGTTTTATccggacgataaaaaatagaatgtgGATTGAATTCAGTTTGCAAGGCAATTACGAGTGGATAACTATTTTACCCGATTTCATATCCACTTACAACAACACGAAACATCGAACAATTCAGATGAAACCAAAGGATGTTTCCATCaccaatgaaaaaatgttgctcAGGAGCATGTACGGGAGAGCTCGCGTGAAACCTGCTTTAGCTCCTAAATTCAAGGCTGGCGATAAGGTGCGAGTtagcaaattgaaaaatgtttccgACAAAGGTTCTACACCAAATTGGACAACGAAAATATTCACCATAGATCAGGTGGCAAACACCGATCCTGTCACTTACAAACTCAAGGACTACCGAAACCAACCTGTTGCGGGTGGTTTTCATGAACTAGAGCTTCTCCGAGCTGCAAACTTTGACACTTACCTCATCGAGAAGGTGTTGCGGAAACGTGGAAAGAAACTGTTTGTAAAGTGGTTAGGTTTTGACAATACACACAATAGTTggataaacgaaaataatttgttgggttgtttcaaattgaacatGATTAC ATCCGTCATGAACGACATGAACGACAATGCCTACGTTCTATTCAAGGGGGTATACGTTCCCCATGTATGGGCTGCGCAACTATCACCCGCAACGATCACCAATGTGATCGAACGCGCTATGGCATTGGCAAACATGCCTGAAAACGAAAACAgtcatatttatttcatagcGGCACAGACGTTAT TTGAAAGATACAAGACACTACGCAGTCACAGACCAAAAAGTCACAAGAAACAACACAAGACTCAGTTACATGACACAACACAGTTACAGTCACAGACCAAAAA ACCCTATGTTCTGATTGTTCGTGGTATAGAACGCTTTAGCCTGGACAGCGAttcagatgaaaatttcgacgatcAAGATGATCTAGAGCTTGATGAGGGGTGCTACGCCGACTGA
- the LOC105693641 gene encoding uncharacterized protein LOC105693641 isoform X2: protein MATHKSPEVYIGHVKGVYNSIYKKTPNGTVFTENHPKIWHKGFGSDVKRNKEPFEIQSHRKSGLADGIHLPHVSHTKAKWDSPTDFQLTTAKRLSRSTEISIDKPVKGPKLSSKKRLSSKTRPFSSLFSYSNKTESPQVSLPVLQKSDIQHDMSPIRPSQCAISLCQNKRLVSRDTSSKRNTRFSISGRFSVSPSEPSCSSRPTEFYNKSVSKAGLDNKPGKVCYEPYKRDRVSRNHMEYNVKRNVLAGRGKESYYEGPSMYNRHRVLELGNRNIPSRKAQFRIDGNPFRKIILASTTEGKLKTTRGGPKEETFDFATGATGLCVVAAKHSPHETYIRGESDGSSYNRCLKHGLGFPSGQPDICRNLVAGARQVGNAAVRQQNGSCLHTQTRGNSVSDPPEIDQGAITHGKSTTDSNNSLLPTRALQHPGGQSVKRATLAGLACVKRSDEDDLQEMGHTTSRLICNKPVQSSTKQEMGHGIGVGFSSTASNTEGSSTPERGKGFVSGSGPKVGEDILERRLKEQEHSGSDPAAESRKTPDRHVNGSLTTERQGPLFRGLENTGWGKLVEGLVQEDVDLLYSAWRDSTWKTYSSAWKQWYQWCETRKISPGNPTAQQLASYLGFLFHTKKQAFRTILTKKSVINTIANPIREEELGSHPLVKSMLKAISVQEAASVTRKTGIWNVEILIQWLKDHPPDENSIYQISRHTATLLLLASGRRVHDLTLLAINSENCTIQENVIVFWPKFGSKTDSARHRQSGWKLSSSDHSEIDLIKWVKLLISVSASRRRAFPELVSLFITTRGKVKAASRTVIAGWIKTIFAKVGIDASPGSVRSAVASYNYENEIALDALLQRSNWKGAENFFKHYCKFVEKPIKQANNPLFEVFEPI, encoded by the exons ATGGCAACGCATAAAAGCCCCGAAGTATATATTGGACATGTTAAAGGGGTATACAATTCCATTTATAAGAAGACCCCCAATGGTACCGTTTTCACAGAAAATCATCCAAAGATTTGGCACAAAGGTTTCGGTTCAGATgtcaaaagaaataaagaacctTTTGAAATCCAGAGTCATAGAAAGAGCGGGCTGGCAGACGGGATTCATCTCCCCCATGTTTCTCATACCAAAGCCAAATGGGACAGTCCGACAGATTTTCAACTTACGACGGCTAAACGACTTTCTAGGTCAACAGAAATTTCGATTGATAAACCAGTTAAAGGTCCCAaactttcttcaaagaaaagaCTTTCTAGTAAAACTAGACCTTTCTCAAgcttattttcatattccaaTAAAACAGAGTCACCGCAGGTATCTTTGCCTGTCTTACAGAAATCAGATATACAACATGACATGTCTCCCATTCGGCCTAGCCAGTGCGCCATTAGCCTTTGCCAGAATAAGCGGTTGGTTAGCAGGGATACTTCGTCAAAGAGGAATACGCGTTTTAGCATATCTGGACGATTTTCTGTTAGCCCATCAGAACCCTCATGTTCTTCAAGACCAACtgaattttacaataaatctGTTTCGAAAGCTGGGCTGGATAATAAACCTGGAAAAGTCTGTTACGAACCCTACAAACGAGATAGAGTTTCTCGGAATCATATGGAATACAATGTTAAACGAAATGTACTTGccggaagaggaaaagaatcgtATTATGAGGGACCTTCGATGTATAATAGACACCGAGTCTTGGAATTGGGTAATAGGAACATCCCTTCTAGGAAGGCTCAATTTCGCATCGATGGCAATCCCTTTAGGAAGATTATTCTCGCGTCAACTACAGAGGGCAAGCTTAAAACTACCAGAGGAGGACCCAAAGAAGAAACTTTCGATTTCGCAACTGGCGCTACAGGATTGTGTGTGGTGGCGGCAAAACATTCACCTCACGAAACCTATATTCGAGGAGAGTCCGACGGTTCTTCTTACAACCGATGCCTCAAACACGGGTTGGGGTTTCCATCTGGACAACCAGATATATGCAGGAACCTGGTCGCAGGAGCAA GGCAAGTCGGTAATGCTGCAGTCCGACAACAAAACGGTAGTTGCCTACATACGCAAACAAGGGGGAACTCGGTCTCAGATCCTCCTGAAATTGATCAAGGAGCTATTACTCATGGCAAGTCAACAACGGATTCAAATAATTCCCTTCTACCTACCAGGGCGCTACAACACCCTGGCGGACAGTCTGTCAAGAGGGCTACCCTTGCCGGACTGGCATGTGTCAAGCGATCTGACGAAGATGATCTTCAGGAGATGGGGCACACCACAAGTAGACTTATTTGCAACAAGCCTGTCCAAAGTAGTACCAAG CAGGAAATGGGACATGGAATTGGCGTGGGTTTTTCCTCCACCGCCTCTAATACCGAAGGTTCTTCAACACCTGAACGAGGCAAAGGGTTTGTTTCTGGTAGTGGCCCCAAAGTGGGAGAAGACATTCTGGAGAGGAGACTTAAAGAGCAGGAGCACAGCGGCTCCGATCCAGCTGCGGAATCTAGAAAAACACCTGATAGACATGTCAACGGGTCTCTCACCACCGAACGTCAAGGACCTCTGTTTAGAGGTTTGGAGAATACGGGGTGGGGCAAACTAGTCGAAGGCTTAGTTCAAGAGGACGTTGACTTGCTTTATTCAGCATGGCGAGATTCGACATGGAAAACATATTCTTCGGCTTGGAAACAATGGTATCAATGGTGTGAAACGCGGAAGATATCTCCTGGTAACCCTACGGCCCAACAGCTGGCATCTTATCTAGGTTTTTTATTCCATACAAAGAAGCAAGCTTTTAGAACCATCCTTACGAAGAAATCAGTGATCAACACGATTGCCAATCCGATAAGAGAAGAGGAGCTGGGATCACACCCTTTAGTCAAGTCTATGCTAAAAGCGATAAGTGTTCAAGAGGCCGCATCAGTAACTCGCAAAACCGGTATTTGGAATGTGGAGATCCTCATTCAATGGTTAAAGGATCATCCACCCGATGAAAATAGCATATACCAAATATCTCGTCATACGGCCACTTTGCTTCTGTTAGCATCAGGGAGGAGAGTGCATGACTTAACCCTTCTGGCCATTAACTCAGAGAATTGTACCATTCAGGAAAACGTAATAGTATTTTGGCCCAAGTTTGGGTCAAAAACAGATAGTGCACGTCATAGGCAGTCAGGTTGGAAATTGAGCAGCTCGGATCATTCTGAAATTGACCTGATAAAATGGGTTAAATTATTGATAAGCGTATCCGCAAGTAGAAGGAGGGCTTTTCCCGAACTGGTGAGCTTATTTATTACGACTAGGGGAAAAGTAAAGGCAGCGTCAAGAACCGTAATTGCAGGATGGATAAAAACTATTTTTGCAAAAGTGGGAATAGATGCCAGCCCGGGATCAGTAAGGTCAGCAGTAGCTTcgtataattatgaaaatgagaTAGCTTTAGATGCTTTACTACAAAGGAGTAATTGGAAGGGCgcagaaaatttctttaaaCACTACTGTAAGTTTGTTGAAAAGCCTATTAAACAGGCAAACAATCCCTTGTTCGAGGTTTTTGAACCAATCTAA
- the LOC125502149 gene encoding cold shock protein 1-like — protein MREAAPDDSKPTLERQVRKQAVTISIRGLNDRLKILVKCRRCETLGEAISIAIEEERELGPSRDQLRSGSNGAGSTRSCYNCGRPGHVARDCRIPNTDSRSVRRLPTPSEHVRKIEVVCHYCKKPGHFIRDCRTRLANENRGYYVDDREFPRQPGDQMGPSGDACGQDNEISGNEKQARRTGNRIASYQ, from the coding sequence ATGAGAGAAGCCGCCCCTGACGACTCGAAACCAACGTTGGAACGACAAGTACGGAAGCAGGCTGTCACTATTTCCATACGAGGGTTGAATGACCGGCTGAAGATATTGGTCAAGTGTCGGCGATGTGAGACCCTCGGGGAGGCAATTTCCATTGCAATAGAAGAGGAACGCGAATTGGGTCCCAGCCGGGATCAACTGCGATCGGGTAGCAATGGAGCGGGTAGCACCAGGTCCTGCTACAACTGCGGGAGGCCAGGACATGTAGCACGAGACTGTCGGATACCGAATACCGATTCACGAAGTGTGCGACGTTTGCCGACACCGAGTGAACACGTAAGGAAAATTGAAGTCGTATGTCACTATTGTAAGAAACCGGGACATTTTATCAGAGATTGCAGGACACGATTAGCTAACGAGAATAGGGGATACTACGTAGATGACAGAGAATTTCCGAGACAACCAGGGGACCAGATGGGTCCATCCGGGGATGCTTGTGGACAAGACAACGAGATTTCGGGAAACGAGAAGCAGGCGCGACGGACAGGCAACCGTATCGCGTCGTACCAGTAA